One Synergistaceae bacterium genomic window carries:
- a CDS encoding tripartite tricarboxylate transporter TctB family protein: protein MTDLTDLSQGPTPKSGVPDAGGEPSGTGGKKRTAGRLAGADFITAVLLIVFGAVFFAGAAGMRVYRTILVSPGFFPMILGILFIVFGLVLMYSSSRRRGRADARRILSGGNLKRGFTSPVFKKGGIVFLLILGYVALLGKISFVYLSMAYLFLTFFFLKAAKWYWILIISAVAPIIVQIVFSHVFRIPMP, encoded by the coding sequence TTGACCGACCTGACCGATCTGTCGCAGGGGCCGACTCCGAAGAGCGGGGTTCCGGACGCGGGCGGCGAACCCTCTGGGACCGGCGGAAAAAAACGTACAGCGGGCAGACTGGCCGGAGCGGACTTCATCACGGCGGTTCTGCTCATTGTTTTTGGGGCGGTATTTTTTGCGGGGGCGGCGGGAATGCGGGTGTACCGAACGATTCTCGTTTCTCCCGGCTTTTTCCCGATGATTCTGGGGATTCTCTTTATCGTCTTCGGCCTGGTTCTCATGTATTCTTCGTCACGGCGGAGAGGTCGGGCTGATGCCCGCCGCATCCTTTCGGGGGGCAATCTCAAAAGGGGCTTCACTTCTCCCGTGTTCAAAAAAGGCGGCATCGTTTTTTTGCTGATTCTCGGCTACGTGGCTCTTTTGGGGAAAATCAGTTTTGTATATCTGAGCATGGCGTATCTTTTTCTCACGTTCTTTTTTCTGAAGGCGGCAAAATGGTACTGGATTCTCATCATTTCCGCGGTTGCCCCCATCATCGTCCAGATCGTTTTCAGCCACGTTTTCAGGATTCCCATGCCATAG
- a CDS encoding glucose 1-dehydrogenase, which produces MTDSIGGYLETVFSLKDKIILFTGATGGIGSVLCRGYAKAGATVALCDVDLGRLAELEKEIRESGGEASSFRLDLTHQGDIADCVNQVIRKYGRIDVLFNCAGINKREGILDVDESTYDRIMQINLKGLYFISQEVAKHMRTAGKGNIINMASHNSVGMLGGCSVYGATKSAVTALTRSMAVEWAKFGIRANAIAPGHILTPLTTVTWEHPTRSAYLKDRIAMQRPGDPEEILGIAILLASDASSYMSGMMVHVDGGCLAGGTPWDFDTQFK; this is translated from the coding sequence TTGACGGATTCTATTGGCGGGTATCTTGAAACGGTCTTTTCTCTGAAGGATAAAATCATCCTTTTTACAGGGGCCACGGGCGGTATTGGAAGCGTTCTGTGCAGGGGGTACGCGAAGGCCGGCGCGACGGTGGCGCTCTGCGACGTGGACCTCGGCAGACTGGCGGAGCTGGAAAAGGAAATCCGCGAGTCGGGCGGGGAGGCGTCTTCTTTCAGGCTCGACCTGACCCATCAGGGAGACATCGCGGACTGCGTGAATCAGGTGATTCGCAAATACGGAAGAATCGACGTTCTGTTCAACTGCGCGGGCATCAACAAACGCGAGGGGATCCTGGACGTGGACGAAAGCACCTATGACCGCATCATGCAGATCAACCTGAAGGGGCTTTATTTCATTTCCCAGGAAGTGGCAAAGCACATGAGGACGGCGGGAAAAGGCAACATCATCAATATGGCGTCCCATAACTCCGTGGGGATGCTGGGCGGCTGCAGCGTCTACGGCGCCACGAAGAGCGCTGTCACCGCCCTGACCCGATCCATGGCGGTGGAATGGGCGAAGTTTGGAATACGCGCCAACGCCATCGCTCCGGGCCATATTCTCACCCCTCTGACCACCGTGACCTGGGAGCATCCGACACGAAGCGCCTACCTGAAGGACCGGATCGCCATGCAGCGCCCGGGAGACCCGGAAGAAATCCTTGGAATTGCCATTCTTCTGGCTTCGGATGCCTCCAGTTACATGTCGGGAATGATGGTTCACGTGGACGGTGGATGCCTTGCCGGCGGAACACCCTGGGACTTCGACACGCAATTTAAATGA
- the fliF gene encoding flagellar M-ring protein FliF: MESLKQLFARFLLFWATLKVWQKASLFLAIFLVFALLGMAVLWAGRTAYEPLFTGLEVEDQSAIVTYLRENKIPYRLDPAANAILLPRSEVYEVRLSLAQEGLPKGGSRGFEIFDESKMGMSEFQQRISYLRALEGELQRTIAQIDAIDSSRVSIVIPEQRLFLEQQQPSTASVLVRQKPGAQLGPNQIKAIIHLVSRSVDGLQPENVTIIDTAGRNLSDMIAEEPFVYSADGRVVSLQRITERQHEKELETKVRIMLEKRYGVGNVVVGVRVDLDFDKRKISVKEYLPYGDTGQGLVRSTNKTDESYTGEDPVPVGTPGTTTNIPGYPVNTQNRNTEYNRTDTTNNFEISSRESEEVVTQGGTRRLTASVLVNAELNADELSQLKMLISGPLGYNEARGDSIVVEAMKFDTTLADTLAAELRRDRLLRMAIGSLIALLVLACVAATGLWWLRRRKMRAALDAMQKENKHVPTIQEMLTSPDMLAFQGEMAVLEEQLKAYAKNNPAEVANLVNEWISTDS, from the coding sequence ATGGAAAGCCTGAAACAATTGTTCGCCAGATTTTTGCTTTTTTGGGCGACGCTGAAGGTCTGGCAGAAAGCGTCGTTGTTTTTGGCGATTTTTCTGGTGTTTGCTCTCCTGGGAATGGCGGTTCTCTGGGCGGGCCGTACGGCTTATGAACCTCTGTTTACCGGCCTGGAGGTGGAGGATCAGTCCGCTATCGTCACCTACCTCAGAGAAAATAAAATTCCCTATCGACTGGATCCGGCGGCCAACGCCATCCTTCTTCCCCGAAGCGAAGTGTATGAAGTAAGGCTTTCTCTGGCCCAGGAGGGATTACCCAAAGGGGGCAGCAGAGGATTTGAAATTTTTGACGAATCCAAGATGGGAATGAGCGAGTTTCAGCAAAGAATCAGCTACCTGCGCGCCCTGGAGGGCGAGTTGCAGCGTACCATCGCTCAGATCGACGCCATCGATTCTTCCCGGGTGAGCATCGTCATCCCGGAGCAGCGTCTGTTCCTGGAGCAGCAGCAGCCCTCGACGGCGTCTGTTCTGGTGCGCCAGAAGCCGGGGGCGCAGCTGGGCCCCAATCAGATCAAGGCCATTATCCATCTGGTTTCCCGAAGCGTCGATGGTCTGCAGCCGGAAAACGTGACGATCATCGATACTGCCGGCCGCAACCTCTCCGACATGATCGCCGAAGAACCCTTCGTCTACTCCGCGGATGGCCGGGTGGTGTCCCTCCAGAGGATAACCGAGCGGCAGCATGAGAAGGAACTGGAAACCAAGGTGCGCATCATGCTGGAGAAGCGCTATGGCGTCGGCAATGTGGTCGTAGGTGTCCGAGTGGACCTGGACTTTGACAAAAGGAAAATTTCCGTGAAGGAGTATCTGCCCTACGGCGATACGGGACAGGGACTGGTGCGCAGCACCAACAAAACGGATGAAAGCTATACGGGAGAAGATCCTGTACCGGTGGGCACGCCGGGAACTACCACCAATATCCCCGGTTATCCGGTCAACACCCAGAACAGGAATACCGAATATAACCGAACGGATACCACTAACAATTTTGAGATCTCGTCCCGCGAAAGCGAAGAGGTCGTAACGCAGGGCGGAACCCGAAGGCTGACGGCTTCGGTTCTGGTCAACGCGGAACTGAACGCTGACGAACTTTCTCAGTTGAAGATGCTCATCTCGGGACCGTTGGGCTACAATGAAGCGAGAGGTGACAGCATTGTCGTGGAGGCCATGAAGTTCGACACGACCCTGGCTGACACTCTTGCGGCGGAACTGCGCCGGGATCGGCTGCTTCGCATGGCCATCGGCTCTCTGATCGCTCTGCTTGTTCTGGCCTGTGTGGCAGCGACGGGTCTCTGGTGGCTTCGGAGGAGAAAAATGCGTGCTGCACTCGATGCAATGCAAAAAGAAAACAAACATGTTCCTACGATTCAGGAAATGTTGACTTCCCCTGATATGCTGGCGTTTCAGGGAGAGATGGCGGTTCTGGAAGAACAATTGAAGGCTTATGCCAAGAATAATCCTGCTGAGGTCGCGAACCTGGTCAACGAGTGGATTTCGACGGATAGTTGA
- a CDS encoding transketolase family protein, whose translation MEKNPRMAYGAALLELAGKDRRIVALDADLCNSTQSVQIEKNLRGQYFEMGIGEANMICAAAGLALCGKIPFVHSFAVFVAGRPFDQIRQGVCLPNLNVKIVGSSAGLSDFPDGATHQSFEDMALMRVLPNMTVFSPVDAVEVPKVVRAALAIEGPVYIRLNRNDVPVLTEDSTPFETGKPLVLAEGGDVALCATGLMTDLAMKARESLNADGISARVVNFSTIKPLDAEAVKKALAGVRALVTAEEHSVIGGLGAALSETLAENPLPMKRVGIADRYGQSAQDYEMLLEHYGLTPLAIAKAAREILSRGK comes from the coding sequence ATGGAAAAAAATCCTCGTATGGCCTATGGCGCCGCGCTTTTGGAGCTTGCCGGAAAAGACCGCCGTATCGTGGCTCTCGATGCCGACCTCTGCAATTCCACCCAGTCGGTCCAGATCGAGAAGAATCTGCGGGGGCAGTACTTTGAAATGGGCATAGGCGAAGCCAACATGATCTGCGCCGCGGCGGGCCTCGCTCTGTGCGGCAAAATTCCCTTTGTCCATTCCTTCGCGGTTTTCGTGGCCGGACGACCCTTTGACCAGATCCGTCAGGGCGTTTGCCTGCCCAATCTCAACGTGAAGATTGTCGGTTCCAGCGCCGGACTGTCCGATTTTCCGGACGGCGCGACCCACCAGTCCTTTGAAGATATGGCGCTTATGCGGGTGCTGCCCAACATGACCGTCTTTTCTCCGGTGGACGCCGTCGAGGTGCCGAAGGTCGTTCGAGCGGCCCTCGCCATCGAAGGTCCGGTTTACATTCGTCTGAACCGCAACGACGTGCCCGTTCTGACGGAGGACTCCACGCCCTTCGAGACGGGCAAACCCCTCGTGCTGGCCGAAGGCGGAGATGTGGCGCTCTGTGCCACGGGGCTCATGACCGATCTGGCCATGAAGGCGCGCGAATCGTTGAATGCGGATGGAATCAGCGCCAGGGTCGTGAACTTCAGCACCATAAAGCCGCTGGACGCGGAAGCTGTGAAAAAGGCCCTCGCCGGAGTGCGGGCCCTCGTCACGGCGGAGGAACACAGCGTCATAGGCGGCCTTGGGGCGGCCCTGTCCGAAACTCTCGCCGAAAATCCGCTTCCCATGAAGCGCGTGGGCATCGCCGATCGTTACGGCCAGTCCGCTCAGGATTACGAAATGCTTCTGGAACACTACGGGCTGACGCCTCTGGCCATCGCGAAGGCCGCCAGGGAAATTCTGTCCCGGGGAAAGTAA
- a CDS encoding response regulator: MKRSPLSLFRGRVFLLLFLCINVPCFATWYVVKHVMEGTLLQEKEANLMTLARVLNSRLDEGGYSAILEAAGAESADRAEQIRVLNQALEKATDDVALSSPGLGVGFYSRNLDAILTYGPSAEFSQMVGRSIAPDHGGRVVMATNVPKVAMGTMVRGNILNAMFPVERRGEVIGYIWANELVTDIVLHFRKISRNVFIIVGLAYILMVILVIMIFKRTVFLEHKALLMAEAANTSQKEFLARMSHEIRTPMNGVLGMTHLALQASPPPEQKAYLKKIESSASLLLGVINDILDFSKIEAGRLVLEKRPFCVREMAENIRDLILPRAVEKNLELEVFLEDSVPEYAIGDELRLSQVLLNLLGNAVKFTNSGSIVLTMGCEILSSGRLRLDCSVRDSGIGMTQEQQKMLFTPFTQADNSIARKFGGTGLGLSISRTLVQLMGGHIGVESEPGRGSTFFFSVELEPGVPKTEEDASDAGKGSVSEDGDYTGHRFLLVEDNVINQEIAVAVLSELGAEIDVADNGEEGLNAFLQRDYSLIFMDLQMPVMDGLEATRRIRASGRPNAATIPIVAMTASAMVEDREATLKAGMNGHVTKPLDIRELKKTVRRLLET; the protein is encoded by the coding sequence GTGAAACGATCGCCTCTTTCTCTGTTTCGGGGCAGGGTATTTTTGTTACTCTTTTTGTGCATCAATGTGCCCTGTTTTGCCACATGGTACGTGGTGAAGCATGTCATGGAAGGGACGCTTTTGCAGGAAAAGGAAGCAAACCTGATGACGCTGGCCAGGGTGCTGAATTCACGTCTGGATGAGGGCGGTTATTCGGCGATCCTGGAGGCGGCGGGGGCGGAATCCGCCGACCGTGCGGAGCAGATAAGAGTGCTGAACCAGGCTCTGGAGAAGGCCACAGACGACGTGGCCCTCAGTTCTCCGGGACTGGGAGTGGGGTTTTACTCGCGGAACCTGGACGCCATCCTCACCTATGGTCCGTCGGCTGAGTTTTCGCAGATGGTGGGGCGATCCATTGCCCCGGATCACGGCGGCCGGGTGGTCATGGCCACCAACGTGCCGAAGGTCGCGATGGGAACCATGGTGCGGGGAAACATCCTGAACGCGATGTTCCCCGTGGAGCGAAGGGGCGAGGTCATCGGTTACATCTGGGCCAATGAGCTTGTCACGGACATCGTGCTCCATTTCAGAAAGATCAGTCGCAACGTTTTCATCATCGTGGGGCTGGCCTATATCCTGATGGTCATTCTCGTCATCATGATTTTCAAAAGAACCGTATTCCTGGAGCATAAGGCCCTGCTCATGGCGGAGGCCGCGAATACCTCCCAGAAAGAGTTTCTGGCGCGCATGAGTCACGAGATCCGCACGCCGATGAACGGAGTGCTGGGCATGACGCATCTGGCGCTTCAGGCTTCCCCTCCTCCGGAACAAAAAGCCTATTTGAAAAAAATAGAGTCTTCCGCTTCATTGTTGCTGGGGGTCATCAACGACATTCTGGATTTTTCCAAAATCGAGGCGGGCCGTCTTGTTCTGGAGAAACGCCCCTTCTGCGTTCGGGAAATGGCGGAGAACATCCGGGATCTGATCCTGCCCCGGGCCGTGGAAAAGAACCTGGAACTGGAGGTTTTTCTGGAGGACTCCGTTCCGGAATACGCCATAGGGGATGAACTGCGCCTTTCGCAGGTTTTGCTCAATTTGCTGGGCAATGCGGTAAAATTTACCAACAGCGGGTCCATTGTTCTGACCATGGGTTGCGAGATTCTGTCCTCGGGGCGTCTGAGGCTCGACTGTTCCGTTCGGGACTCCGGCATCGGAATGACGCAGGAGCAGCAGAAAATGCTTTTCACGCCCTTCACTCAGGCAGATAATTCCATCGCGCGAAAATTCGGCGGAACCGGTTTGGGCCTTTCCATCAGCCGGACGCTGGTGCAGCTCATGGGCGGGCATATTGGCGTGGAGAGCGAACCGGGCAGGGGAAGCACCTTTTTCTTTTCCGTGGAGCTGGAGCCTGGCGTTCCGAAAACGGAAGAAGACGCTTCGGACGCGGGAAAAGGCTCCGTTTCGGAGGACGGGGATTATACAGGACATCGTTTCCTGCTGGTGGAGGACAACGTCATCAATCAGGAGATAGCCGTCGCGGTTCTTTCCGAACTTGGAGCCGAGATCGACGTCGCCGATAATGGAGAAGAAGGGCTGAATGCGTTTTTGCAAAGGGATTACTCGCTGATTTTCATGGATCTTCAGATGCCGGTCATGGACGGGCTGGAGGCCACGAGACGCATTCGTGCCTCCGGTCGTCCCAACGCGGCGACGATTCCCATTGTTGCCATGACGGCCAGCGCGATGGTGGAGGATCGGGAGGCGACCCTGAAGGCGGGGATGAATGGGCACGTCACCAAACCCCTCGACATTCGGGAACTCAAAAAAACCGTCCGTCGCCTGCTGGAGACGTAA
- the fliE gene encoding flagellar hook-basal body complex protein FliE codes for MMVDIAKLSDFETGEKEKRQVSASPVVRQGELSFEELLSTSMKKVNTLQLEADDMVHRLATGDVEDISEVVLASSRAEVALRMFMELRNKFVDAYQQLSRMSV; via the coding sequence ATGATGGTAGATATCGCAAAGCTGTCAGATTTCGAAACCGGAGAAAAAGAAAAACGTCAGGTATCTGCTTCGCCCGTTGTCAGACAGGGAGAACTTTCCTTTGAGGAATTGCTCTCCACATCAATGAAGAAAGTCAATACGCTGCAGCTGGAGGCGGACGATATGGTTCACAGGCTTGCAACCGGAGATGTAGAAGATATTTCCGAAGTGGTGCTGGCTTCTTCGCGAGCGGAAGTCGCACTGAGGATGTTTATGGAGCTGCGCAACAAGTTTGTGGATGCTTATCAGCAACTGTCGAGAATGTCGGTTTGA
- a CDS encoding tripartite tricarboxylate transporter permease, whose product MEYFRHITSMFSAMARDPWIIALIFGGSIMGLLVGVIPGLTATMALALLINISYGMPLERAVAFLLSVYVGATSGGLCSAIMINIPGTPAAAATALDGFPLAKQGRGGLAIGTGFIASFVGTVFSILVMLLLTPILYLIAMKFGHWEMFLLALFGIMICGSLSTDKDPIKGWIVGFLGFALSMVGMEEIFAFPRFTFGNLQLKGGIPLIATLIGVFGISEVLGVLQESVPYRIEGKVGRVIPPLGVFKSLIPSILRSGVIGVIIGIIPGAGEDVGSWLAYDMGKRRSKDGDKFGTGILEGVVCPEVANNAVIGGAMIPLLTLAVPGSPPAAMFLAAMNLHGVRPGPMLNIENPAFLPMVGASLMCASLAMLFWGLLLAKPMVGVLKVKREILLPLVVPLTVIGAYGGGVRIFDVYLMLFAGMIGYFLRQMDYPLAPLVLGLILGPLADVSFRQALMQSRGMILPLLQRPLGLILMASVAWLIWSGVVRALAYYRKMDQEIAIGDE is encoded by the coding sequence ATGGAGTACTTCCGGCACATCACGAGCATGTTCTCCGCCATGGCGCGGGATCCCTGGATCATCGCGCTGATTTTCGGCGGTTCCATCATGGGGCTTCTCGTGGGGGTCATTCCCGGTCTGACCGCCACCATGGCCCTGGCTCTTTTGATCAATATTTCCTACGGAATGCCTCTGGAACGGGCGGTGGCCTTTCTGCTGAGCGTTTACGTGGGAGCCACGTCAGGGGGTCTGTGTTCCGCCATCATGATCAACATTCCCGGGACTCCGGCTGCGGCGGCCACGGCTCTCGACGGCTTTCCCCTGGCCAAACAGGGCAGGGGAGGACTGGCCATCGGGACGGGCTTCATCGCTTCTTTTGTCGGTACGGTTTTCAGTATTCTCGTCATGCTTCTGCTCACCCCGATCCTCTACCTCATCGCCATGAAGTTCGGACACTGGGAAATGTTTCTTCTGGCGCTCTTTGGCATCATGATCTGCGGTTCCCTCAGCACGGACAAGGACCCCATCAAGGGCTGGATCGTGGGATTTCTTGGATTTGCCCTGTCCATGGTGGGAATGGAGGAGATCTTCGCCTTTCCCCGTTTCACCTTCGGCAACCTGCAGCTCAAGGGCGGCATTCCCCTGATCGCCACGCTGATCGGTGTGTTCGGCATTTCGGAGGTGCTGGGCGTCCTTCAGGAAAGCGTGCCCTACCGGATAGAGGGCAAAGTGGGGCGCGTCATCCCTCCCCTGGGGGTGTTCAAATCGCTCATCCCTTCTATTTTACGCTCCGGCGTCATCGGCGTCATCATCGGCATCATCCCCGGCGCGGGGGAGGACGTGGGCTCGTGGCTCGCCTACGACATGGGGAAGCGGCGGTCGAAGGACGGAGATAAATTCGGAACCGGAATTTTGGAGGGGGTGGTCTGTCCGGAGGTGGCCAACAACGCGGTTATCGGCGGAGCCATGATTCCCCTTCTGACCCTGGCCGTTCCGGGGAGCCCCCCCGCCGCCATGTTCCTGGCCGCCATGAACCTCCACGGAGTGCGGCCGGGTCCCATGCTCAACATCGAAAATCCGGCCTTCCTTCCGATGGTGGGGGCCTCGCTGATGTGCGCCTCCCTGGCCATGCTTTTCTGGGGTCTGCTGCTGGCCAAGCCGATGGTGGGCGTCCTCAAGGTCAAGCGCGAGATTCTTCTGCCGCTGGTGGTCCCTCTGACGGTGATCGGCGCTTACGGCGGCGGAGTACGCATTTTCGACGTCTATCTGATGCTTTTTGCCGGAATGATCGGTTATTTTCTCCGTCAGATGGATTATCCCCTTGCGCCGCTGGTGCTGGGGCTCATTCTGGGGCCTCTGGCCGACGTGAGTTTCCGGCAGGCCCTCATGCAGAGCCGGGGAATGATTCTGCCCCTTCTTCAGCGCCCTCTGGGGCTGATCCTCATGGCGTCCGTGGCGTGGCTGATCTGGAGCGGCGTTGTCCGCGCCCTGGCCTATTACAGAAAAATGGATCAGGAAATTGCGATTGGAGATGAATGA
- a CDS encoding nitroreductase family protein, translating into MGGSIEKVVQDRRSWYAINDQSPVTDEQIRGIVDFALLHVPSAFNSQSTRLVLLLKEHHKKFWDIVMNALRAVVPPEKFAPSEQKINSFAAGYGTILYYEDQKVVEDLQSRFPGYAKNFPAWSQQTSAMHQIVIWMMLEDAGLGASLQHYNPLVDEETRRVWSLDPAWTLVGQMPFGGRVKAPDAKEFHSPDERRKFFG; encoded by the coding sequence ATGGGCGGAAGTATCGAAAAAGTTGTGCAGGACAGACGGTCATGGTATGCCATCAACGATCAGTCTCCGGTTACAGACGAGCAGATCCGTGGAATCGTCGATTTTGCTCTGCTGCACGTCCCGTCGGCCTTCAACTCGCAGTCGACGCGTCTCGTGCTTTTGCTGAAGGAGCATCATAAAAAATTCTGGGACATTGTCATGAATGCGTTGAGAGCCGTGGTTCCCCCGGAGAAATTCGCCCCTTCGGAGCAGAAAATCAACTCTTTCGCGGCGGGGTACGGGACGATTTTGTACTACGAAGATCAAAAAGTGGTGGAGGACCTGCAGAGTCGTTTTCCCGGCTACGCGAAAAACTTCCCCGCCTGGTCTCAGCAGACTTCCGCCATGCACCAGATCGTGATCTGGATGATGTTGGAAGACGCGGGACTGGGGGCGTCTCTGCAGCATTACAATCCTCTTGTGGACGAGGAGACGCGTCGGGTCTGGTCTCTGGATCCCGCCTGGACTCTGGTGGGGCAGATGCCCTTTGGCGGCAGAGTGAAAGCTCCGGACGCGAAGGAATTTCACTCTCCGGACGAACGAAGAAAGTTTTTCGGGTAA
- a CDS encoding transketolase has product MDRELVTSLSEKARSVRLGIIDALGVGNRGHLGGSMSCADIVAALYFYKMRHSAQKQDDPNRDRFIMSKGHSVLAQYAALAETGYFDKKILGTTKTLGSILQGHPERTTPGIEANTGSLGQGLSVGVGMALAGKADGLDYHVYVIVGDGELAEGQIWEAAMAASHYGLDNLTAIVDMNGIQAMGKTRDRYAIGNIPGRFAAFGWKTFEIDGHDMAEIVDTLDRAAAVRGLPTAIVARTVKGKGVDFAENTHAYHNNLLNVEEREKAIASVMASAMSAK; this is encoded by the coding sequence GTGGACAGGGAATTGGTAACTTCGCTGAGCGAAAAGGCGCGGAGTGTGCGCCTGGGGATCATCGACGCTCTCGGCGTTGGTAATCGCGGTCATCTGGGGGGATCCATGTCCTGCGCGGACATCGTGGCGGCGCTGTACTTTTACAAAATGCGCCACAGCGCGCAGAAGCAGGACGATCCCAACCGCGACCGGTTCATCATGAGCAAGGGGCACTCCGTTCTCGCGCAGTACGCCGCGCTGGCGGAGACGGGATATTTCGACAAAAAGATCCTTGGAACCACCAAGACGCTGGGCAGCATTCTTCAGGGGCATCCCGAGAGAACAACCCCCGGCATCGAGGCAAACACCGGTTCGCTGGGGCAGGGTCTGTCCGTGGGAGTGGGGATGGCCCTCGCCGGAAAAGCCGACGGGCTCGACTATCATGTTTACGTAATCGTCGGAGACGGCGAGCTGGCGGAAGGACAGATCTGGGAGGCCGCGATGGCGGCGTCTCATTACGGGCTGGACAACCTGACGGCCATCGTGGACATGAACGGCATCCAGGCCATGGGAAAAACCCGCGACCGCTACGCGATAGGCAACATTCCCGGTCGTTTTGCGGCCTTCGGCTGGAAAACCTTCGAAATCGACGGGCATGACATGGCGGAGATCGTGGATACGCTGGACAGGGCCGCTGCGGTTCGGGGACTTCCCACGGCTATTGTGGCCCGAACGGTGAAGGGAAAAGGCGTTGATTTCGCGGAGAACACCCACGCGTACCACAACAATCTCCTGAACGTCGAAGAGCGCGAGAAAGCCATCGCTTCCGTCATGGCCTCGGCGATGTCGGCGAAGTGA
- a CDS encoding FCD domain-containing protein, which yields MERAVFDPLERKNRNVIVCESIREKILCGFWKPGEQIYTEAELMKAFNVSRSTIREALNHLKAGNLIYTVPGLGTFVSENIDSQNPIPRLDLTNMEDMLQLLDFRRGVEPFCAYLASKKITDGEIDLLSDFIAIQEKSAAEESDEFEMADIRFHSAIAASTRNDLYIHTFEMILDIFRKQQSLSGSYEWRRNRALKYHRQLIRAFKKRDSERVALVMQEHIEDTRNYVFQMLAEKA from the coding sequence ATGGAACGTGCCGTATTCGATCCGCTGGAAAGAAAAAATCGCAACGTCATCGTCTGTGAAAGTATCCGTGAAAAAATTCTCTGCGGATTCTGGAAGCCGGGGGAACAAATTTACACGGAAGCTGAACTGATGAAGGCCTTCAACGTCAGTCGTTCTACGATCCGGGAAGCTCTCAACCACCTGAAGGCGGGGAACCTCATCTATACGGTACCGGGGCTGGGAACTTTCGTCTCGGAAAACATCGACTCCCAAAACCCCATTCCACGACTCGACCTCACCAATATGGAAGATATGCTGCAACTGTTGGATTTCAGAAGAGGGGTGGAGCCGTTTTGCGCGTATCTGGCTTCAAAAAAAATCACCGACGGCGAAATCGACCTGCTTTCCGACTTTATCGCGATTCAGGAAAAATCCGCGGCGGAGGAGTCCGATGAGTTCGAGATGGCGGATATTCGTTTTCACTCGGCTATAGCGGCGTCCACGCGCAACGACCTGTACATCCACACCTTCGAGATGATCCTCGATATTTTCAGGAAACAGCAAAGCCTGTCGGGGTCTTATGAGTGGCGGCGCAACAGAGCGCTGAAATACCACAGACAGCTGATTCGAGCTTTCAAAAAGCGTGATTCGGAACGAGTGGCGCTGGTGATGCAGGAACACATCGAAGACACCCGGAATTACGTTTTTCAGATGTTGGCGGAAAAAGCATAA
- the garR gene encoding 2-hydroxy-3-oxopropionate reductase — protein sequence MSKIGFIGLGIMGKPMAKNLLKAGKSLVVFDVVKTALDEVVAAGATGAGSPAEVAAASDVIVTMLPNSPQVREVVCGANGVLSSLRRGHILVDMSSIAPLVSRELCALLEEKGADMLDAPVSGGQEKAEKGTLAIMVGGKEEIFQKVKDVLDVMGKSNYVGGSGAGQITKLVNQTIVGINIAAVAEGMSLAKKAGVDPEKVFNAIRGGLAGSQCLEDKAPRMFEGRYNPGFRINLHIKDLGNVQETSRGLHLSMPLVAQVMEMMQNLAADGHETLDHGSLGLFYEKLNNISLKK from the coding sequence ATGAGCAAAATTGGATTTATCGGACTGGGGATCATGGGGAAGCCCATGGCGAAAAACCTTCTGAAGGCCGGAAAGTCTCTGGTGGTGTTTGACGTGGTGAAAACCGCGCTGGACGAGGTGGTCGCGGCAGGCGCGACAGGCGCGGGGTCTCCCGCCGAGGTGGCCGCCGCTTCCGACGTCATTGTCACCATGCTGCCGAACTCTCCCCAGGTGCGGGAGGTCGTCTGCGGTGCAAACGGAGTGCTGTCCTCCCTTCGCAGGGGGCATATTCTGGTGGACATGAGCTCCATCGCGCCTCTGGTGAGCCGCGAGCTCTGCGCCCTTCTGGAGGAAAAGGGCGCCGACATGCTGGACGCTCCGGTCAGCGGCGGGCAGGAAAAGGCGGAAAAGGGCACCCTCGCCATTATGGTGGGGGGAAAGGAAGAGATCTTTCAGAAGGTGAAGGACGTTCTGGACGTCATGGGAAAGAGCAACTACGTCGGGGGCAGCGGCGCGGGGCAGATCACGAAGCTGGTCAATCAGACCATTGTCGGAATCAACATCGCGGCGGTGGCGGAGGGCATGAGCCTGGCCAAAAAAGCCGGCGTCGACCCCGAAAAGGTGTTCAACGCCATCCGCGGAGGGCTTGCGGGCAGCCAGTGCCTTGAGGACAAGGCTCCCCGCATGTTCGAGGGCCGCTACAATCCGGGCTTCCGCATCAACCTTCATATTAAAGACTTGGGAAATGTTCAGGAGACGAGCCGGGGCCTGCACCTTTCCATGCCTCTGGTGGCTCAGGTCATGGAGATGATGCAAAACCTGGCGGCCGACGGGCATGAAACGCTGGATCACGGTTCTCTGGGGCTGTTCTACGAAAAGCTGAATAACATTTCTCTCAAAAAGTGA